AGACGACAAGTGGAAAACAATGTAAAGAAAACTCGCACAAGACGCACCTTAACGTCTAGGTCAAGTTGACTTTTCTCCTCGGCTAAACGCTCTAGGTCTTCTTCTGCCTTCGTGACGTCACGTAACAAATTGGCAGccttagccttctcctctcTAAGTGCATGCCATCTGGCTTGGAGGCATGATATATCACGTTCCATGTAAATCTGTTCATCCCTTAACTTCTGCAGCTCATCGTGCAATTTATCCCTGTTCATGGGTATATAAGAAAGGATCGAGCAATTCGTGCATGCTAAACCAAGATATatccaaagaaaataaaatgttttaccCTGCTTAAATTTACGGTACTTACTTGGTGCTTTGGAGGCTACTTAGTTCTGATTGGATTTCTTGCATAGTTTTAACACCATGACCCCTGAAATCAAGTTTGTATTCGAGATCTTCAATTTGCTTCTGATAGGATGCGATTTCCTGGAAAAGCCTATCAGCATTTTCCAGGGGCTGCACCAATGCTTCAATTGAGTCTTTGTCAGATTTTATCTGCGCTGAGATTGCCAATACCTGAAAACATTGATGATATACGATGTGAGAATATATGAACAAAAATTAGGATTTCCAGCTTGTGAGAAGATATGAGCAAAGTGCTGATTTGCATCACAAACATGACTGAGAGGAAACAGAGCAAGCAGAAAACAGCAAAATTTCTACCGACTCTAATTGAATTTGCTGCTGCAAATCAATTATATCCAAGGAAATTTCTAGAGCTCCCCAACTTACATCATCAAGGGCTTCGGACTTCTGCTCCAGCTCTTCTGTAAATTCTTGCAAAGATTTCTCGGCGAGAGGAATAATTTCATCAGTTAGTTTCGTGTACTCTTCAAAAACTGAGCGAAGGTTATCCAGCTGCTGAAAGATAGAGTCAGCGTTTGAAGACTCTGCTGCTAATGCTTTGACATGATCCCCCGTTGTTGAAGCCTTAGCCCTTTGCTGTAGTTGAAAAGAAATTCACCAAATCAAGATACAAACAGTTATTTCAGAAGCATAAATAGTAtgaaaaaatatgaatttaaaggAAAAATCTACAGGAGGAAATTTTGTAACCTTCTTAACGAAGTTGTCCTCTTCTTGAGCTGAAAAAGTGCGCTCGCAGCAAGGACAAAAATGATGTTCACGGGCTACCTGCTCAAATGGCTCAAACATCTGGCGCATACCAGTTGCCATGTTATATTTGCTGCAAACACAGACCAAAAACAGAACTACGCTTTGAATGAAAGAGATAAATATCTTGGTATCACGCAAAGCATGAAATGgggtatttaaaaaaaagtctgCAATTTTCAACCAGAAACCTTTTGTGGTAGTCTCGTTTGTCCTTAGCCGAATCTAACAATTTGGGATAAGCGTCAATGGTAAATGATTCCTGTTTTAAAGCTTGAAGCTTGGACTCAATGTATCTCTTTCTTGCTGCACAAATGACATAGAAGTCAGATTGAGTGCATAGATATTATTATCAAAAAGTTCACTGTCCGCCAATAATGTACTTCTTATCTGTGTTATATATGTCAGTTCATGTACAGTGTAAAAAAGAGAGTCAATTGCCAGCGTGAAAAGTAACAAAGTTGTCAAGATCATTTTATCAACAACTCAAGGCGCTAGTAAGAAAACTGACGAATAAATATCTATTAGTAATTATACACCACGCTTACACTCTGTATCCTTGTGATGCTTGGATAGGCTATTGTTTACTTCTTGAATCTTCATCTGCCACATGTTCACCTCCTTTTCTGCTTCTCGGGATTTTAAGCTCAGGTCACCATATTCCCTTTCAACTGACCTGACCAAAGAGGAAACAATACAAAGAAATTTGTAAATGTGAAAATTTTGAGCACCTGTAGTAGTAGCCAACCATTTTTCAGATCCTGAGCAAGAACTCGTCAATTATTTCTAAGGATTCATTCATAATCACAACAAGCAATAAATTAAGTGAAAGCACGACCTTAGAGCTTGAACTATTTCCTTCTTCATATCCTTCTCAAGTGGCAATCTCCCCTTCAGCGCCCCTCGAATTTTATCCTTGCACTCATCGATTCTGGGAAATATCATTAGAGAGTCAAAATAGCGAACAAGTAAAAAGAAAGCTGCGGGAAAGCATTAGTAAGTGAGAGATCACATCTTTTTGTGTTTCTTCTTGAGGTTCTCCAGCTCCGTCTTCTTCAAAGACAATTTCACTCTATCCTCAGCATCACCAGCCATAACGTCTCTTTCTCGATTGAGAGTCTTGATTTTATGCTCCATGCTGTATATTTCATGCTGTTTCTGTTCTATTTTGGATTCAAATCCGCTTTCAGAATTTTGTTTTGACTTTCTCTCAAGCTCAACTTGCTGTGCAAACAAAAAGGATGGCAAAATAAGGCAAAGATAGCAAAGGCAAACTCATAAAGGCAAAATCATGTGTCCAGATCAAGGGAACGAACGCAATACCACAAGTTTTTCTCGTTCATCAATTTGTTGAACATCCACATTGGATATTTCGAATTCAAATGAATCACGCTCAATTTCTTTCTCTTCTATGCGTTTTGATATGCCTGTCTGCATAAGTCAACGTCAAAAGAAAATGTGTTAGAATTTAGGCTCGTAACTGGAGGATTTGGCTAGAATTCCAATTGGTGAACCACACCTTGATATCATCTTTAGCTCGTTTCTGAGCTTCGATGCTTTTCCAACGGTCATTAGCATCCATATAGCAATCCCAAGCCGTACTTAGAGCAGCCTCATTTGATTTCTGAGATGACATTCAGAATGTCTAAGGATGTCAACAGATGCAAGTCAAATACAAAAGAAATGACTCTGGAGAAAACAAAGGATGAGTACCTTCTTATCCACCAAGTCCATCTCAAATTCACCCAGTCTTGATTTTATTCGATTTGTGAGATTCAAAACTACCTCAGTACTGAAAGGGGTACTAGGAACATTTCCCAAATTGTGATGGGAAAAAGTTTTCTGGATGGAAGTATCTCTTTCATCCTTCAGCAGCATATGAGCCTATGtttaaaaaggtaaaaggtTAAACTCAATGGAACAGAACTCATAAGATTTTAGTATGTCTTAGCTTTGTCAGATTTACTTCAGCTTCTGTTTGTAGCTTGCTAATCTCCAGCATATAGTTGGTTTTTGCATTGTGAAGAGAAGAAATTGTAGTTTGTGTGtcatccatctctctctccatctttCGAATTTTGGTCTCCAAAAGCGCAATCCTTTCTTCAAACTTGCTTTTCCATTCTTTGAGTTCTTCAATAGTATCTGAACAACAATTATATGACAAGTATCAACAGGTTTCGTTTATAtgacaaaataacaaaatgcGAGATGCAAAAATAAATGGTATTAATATCATGATAGTAAAAGAGAGAACCTTCATTTTCCTCGGGTAATGCTGCATACTGTCTCTGCTGTTCCTTAAATAAGGTGCTCCTTTCGGCTGTTTTTCTTGAAACTTGGTCCTGTAGCTTTCTCAGATCTTTTAACATCATTTCCTTATTATGAACTTCAGCATCCACTTTCTGAATGCTGTTTTCCAGTTCCGACATCTGAGCTTTTGAAGACTCTGTTCTTTCTTGATCTTGAGTGATGCTCTCACGAAGCTGCAGAGGAAGTATCATGTCATAAGAGTAGCCCACAGAATCTAAGCACAT
Above is a window of Raphanus sativus cultivar WK10039 unplaced genomic scaffold, ASM80110v3 Scaffold4561, whole genome shotgun sequence DNA encoding:
- the LOC130507455 gene encoding DNA repair protein RAD50-like, producing MSTVDKMLIKGIRSFDPENKNVITFFRPLTLIVGSNGAGKTTIIECLKVSCTGELPPNARSGHSFIHDPKVAGETETKAQIKLRFKTAAGKDVVCIRSFQLTQKASKMEYKAIESVLQTINPHTGEKVCLSYRCADMDREIPALMGVSKAILENVIFVHQDESNWPLQDPSTLKKKFDDIFSATRYTKALEVIKKLHKDQAQEIKTFKLKLENLQTLKDAAYKLRESITQDQERTESSKAQMSELENSIQKVDAEVHNKEMMLKDLRKLQDQVSRKTAERSTLFKEQQRQYAALPEENEDTIEELKEWKSKFEERIALLETKIRKMEREMDDTQTTISSLHNAKTNYMLEISKLQTEAEAHMLLKDERDTSIQKTFSHHNLGNVPSTPFSTEVVLNLTNRIKSRLGEFEMDLVDKKKSNEAALSTAWDCYMDANDRWKSIEAQKRAKDDIKTGISKRIEEKEIERDSFEFEISNVDVQQIDEREKLVQVELERKSKQNSESGFESKIEQKQHEIYSMEHKIKTLNRERDVMAGDAEDRVKLSLKKTELENLKKKHKKIIDECKDKIRGALKGRLPLEKDMKKEIVQALRSVEREYGDLSLKSREAEKEVNMWQMKIQEVNNSLSKHHKDTESRKRYIESKLQALKQESFTIDAYPKLLDSAKDKRDYHKSKYNMATGMRQMFEPFEQVAREHHFCPCCERTFSAQEEDNFVKKQRAKASTTGDHVKALAAESSNADSIFQQLDNLRSVFEEYTKLTDEIIPLAEKSLQEFTEELEQKSEALDDVLAISAQIKSDKDSIEALVQPLENADRLFQEIASYQKQIEDLEYKLDFRGHGVKTMQEIQSELSSLQSTKDKLHDELQKLRDEQIYMERDISCLQARWHALREEKAKAANLLRDVTKAEEDLERLAEEKSQLDLDVK